Proteins encoded by one window of Nocardia goodfellowii:
- a CDS encoding TetR/AcrR family transcriptional regulator, producing MAKAAMNPGRRTLAGRSAETVDRLLDAGLEVLREQGYEQLSMREVCRRAGLTHATAYGYFSAKQHLVAEMYWRRIQQWCESPLTASTPAQRLSTVFTELGELAAAEPELSVAASAAVLSRDPDVAPVRTRIGTAMSERVRLAAGPDCSEAVLDALDIAVSGAMVQAGMGYCTYQEMAARLTRIAELLLAANPSES from the coding sequence ATGGCGAAGGCAGCGATGAATCCCGGACGGCGGACACTGGCGGGCCGATCCGCCGAGACGGTGGACCGGCTTTTGGACGCAGGACTCGAGGTGCTGCGCGAGCAGGGGTACGAACAACTGTCGATGCGGGAGGTGTGTCGGCGGGCGGGTCTGACGCACGCGACCGCGTACGGGTACTTCTCCGCCAAACAGCATCTGGTCGCCGAGATGTATTGGCGACGGATACAGCAGTGGTGTGAGTCCCCGCTGACCGCGAGCACACCGGCACAGCGCCTGTCGACAGTGTTCACCGAGTTGGGTGAATTGGCCGCGGCCGAACCGGAATTGAGCGTCGCTGCCTCGGCTGCCGTGCTGAGCCGGGACCCCGATGTCGCTCCCGTCCGCACGCGAATCGGCACGGCTATGAGTGAACGGGTCCGGCTTGCCGCCGGTCCCGACTGCTCGGAGGCGGTCCTCGACGCGCTCGACATCGCCGTCAGCGGCGCGATGGTGCAGGCGGGGATGGGCTATTGCACCTACCAGGAGATGGCAGCGCGGCTGACCCGGATCGCCGAACTGCTGCTGGCGGCCAACCCTTCCGAGAGCTGA
- a CDS encoding tryptophan 2,3-dioxygenase codes for MADHSPNRGATHSPSQTYGSYLALDDVLGAQHPRSDEHDEMLFIVIHQVYELWFKQLLHELAQLQRKLAAGNTAHALHTLRRILNILKVVVAQIDVLETMTPRQFTSFRARLEASSGFQSAQFRELEAVLGRRDAGAFAHYPEGGAAREKILAAMSRPSLYDSFLRYLAEQGYPIPAEQLARDVRVAAESSPQIHRILLAVYSDDGGPAQVAERLVDLDEGLQEWRYRHVMMVRRTIGDKPGTGGSSGADYLRGTLFQPVFGDLWAVRSAL; via the coding sequence ATGGCTGATCATTCTCCGAATCGCGGTGCTACCCACTCACCCTCCCAAACCTACGGCTCGTATCTGGCGCTCGATGATGTGCTCGGCGCGCAGCATCCGCGCTCGGACGAGCACGACGAGATGCTGTTCATCGTCATCCACCAGGTATACGAACTATGGTTCAAACAGCTGTTGCATGAATTGGCGCAGTTGCAGCGGAAATTGGCGGCCGGCAACACGGCTCATGCGCTACATACGTTGCGCCGGATCTTGAATATCCTCAAAGTTGTGGTCGCGCAGATCGACGTACTGGAGACGATGACCCCGCGTCAGTTCACCAGTTTTCGCGCGCGGCTGGAGGCGTCGAGTGGCTTCCAGTCCGCGCAGTTCCGCGAGTTGGAAGCGGTGCTGGGCCGCCGGGACGCGGGAGCGTTCGCGCATTACCCCGAAGGCGGTGCGGCGCGGGAGAAGATCCTTGCCGCGATGTCGCGGCCTTCACTGTACGACTCGTTTCTCCGCTACCTGGCCGAACAGGGTTATCCGATACCTGCCGAGCAGTTGGCACGTGATGTCCGTGTCGCCGCCGAGTCGTCGCCGCAGATTCATCGGATACTGCTGGCCGTCTACAGCGATGACGGCGGCCCGGCACAGGTGGCCGAGCGGTTGGTGGATTTGGACGAGGGCCTGCAGGAATGGCGGTACCGGCACGTGATGATGGTGCGCCGCACCATCGGCGACAAGCCGGGGACCGGCGGTTCCTCGGGCGCGGATTATCTGCGCGGCACGCTCTTCCAGCCGGTGTTCGGCGACCTGTGGGCCGTCCGGAGCGCACTGTGA